From one Catellatospora sp. IY07-71 genomic stretch:
- a CDS encoding SigE family RNA polymerase sigma factor: protein MPDEDFQSFVEQRYTALLRTAYLLCGSHDRAEDVLQNALAAALPKWRRMDHPDAYVRRVMVNQLANDWRRPIREIVTAVLPDRASRDTAFEERDELWTALRKLPVRMRAVLVLRYWEDRSEQETAEILGVSAGTVKSTASRGLARLRELVEPRQSSALSTVNGGN from the coding sequence ATGCCCGACGAGGACTTCCAGTCGTTCGTGGAGCAGCGCTACACGGCGCTGTTACGCACGGCATACCTGCTCTGCGGTTCTCATGACCGCGCGGAGGACGTGCTGCAGAACGCGCTGGCCGCGGCGCTGCCGAAATGGCGGCGCATGGACCATCCGGACGCGTACGTGCGCCGGGTCATGGTCAACCAGCTCGCCAACGACTGGCGGCGGCCCATCCGCGAGATCGTGACGGCGGTGCTGCCGGACCGGGCCTCGCGCGACACGGCGTTCGAGGAGCGCGACGAGCTGTGGACGGCGCTGCGCAAGCTGCCCGTGCGCATGCGCGCGGTGCTGGTGCTGCGGTACTGGGAGGACCGCAGCGAGCAGGAGACCGCCGAGATCCTCGGCGTCAGCGCCGGGACCGTCAAGAGCACCGCCTCGCGCGGCCTGGCCCGGCTGCGCGAGCTGGTCGAACCCCGCCAGTCGTCCGCTCTCAGCACGGTGAACGGGGGCAACTGA
- the sigB gene encoding RNA polymerase sigma factor SigB gives MDAVAVLEPTAAELTADLDETDERGVSTDLVRAYLNLIGRTKLLTAEQEVQLARRIEAGLMAEYVMERDGLADRDLETVVREGRAAKDHLLEANLRLVVSIAKRYTGRGMAFLDLIQEGNLGLIRAVEKFDYTKGYKFSTYATWWIRQAITRAMADQARTIRIPVHMVEQVNRMVRVRRDLATALGREPSIAQIAQAMDVPEYQVIELISYDREPVSLDQAVGEDGESALGDFVAAVDPRGDAADALAQGQLRDEVEIVLATLSQREQAVIRLRFGLDDGRQRTLDEVGKEFGLSRERIRQIEKTTLLKLRSGERAERLSVYAA, from the coding sequence ATGGACGCAGTGGCCGTACTTGAACCGACGGCGGCGGAACTGACCGCCGACCTGGACGAGACCGACGAGCGCGGGGTCTCCACCGACCTGGTGCGCGCGTACCTGAACCTGATCGGGCGCACCAAGCTGCTGACCGCCGAGCAGGAGGTCCAGCTGGCGCGCCGGATCGAGGCCGGCCTGATGGCCGAGTACGTGATGGAGCGCGACGGCCTCGCCGACCGCGACCTGGAGACCGTGGTCCGCGAGGGCCGCGCCGCCAAGGACCACCTGCTGGAGGCGAACCTGCGCCTCGTGGTGAGCATCGCCAAGCGCTACACCGGCCGCGGCATGGCGTTCCTGGACCTGATCCAGGAGGGCAACCTCGGCCTCATCCGCGCCGTCGAGAAGTTCGACTACACCAAGGGCTACAAGTTCTCCACGTACGCCACCTGGTGGATCCGGCAGGCGATCACCCGCGCCATGGCCGACCAGGCCCGCACCATCCGCATCCCGGTGCACATGGTGGAGCAGGTCAACCGCATGGTCCGGGTGCGCCGCGACCTGGCCACCGCGCTCGGCCGCGAGCCGTCCATCGCGCAGATCGCCCAGGCCATGGACGTGCCGGAGTACCAGGTGATCGAGCTGATCTCCTACGACCGCGAGCCGGTCAGCCTCGACCAGGCGGTCGGCGAGGACGGCGAGAGCGCGCTGGGCGACTTCGTGGCCGCGGTCGACCCGCGCGGCGACGCCGCCGACGCGCTGGCCCAGGGGCAGCTGCGCGACGAGGTGGAGATCGTGCTGGCCACCCTGTCGCAGCGCGAGCAGGCCGTGATCCGGCTGCGGTTCGGCCTGGACGACGGCCGCCAGCGCACCCTGGACGAGGTCGGCAAGGAGTTCGGCCTGTCCCGCGAGCGCATCCGCCAGATCGAGAAGACCACGCTGCTGAAGCTGCGCAGCGGCGAGCGCGCCGAGCGCCTCTCGGTGTACGCCGCCTGA
- a CDS encoding sporulation protein has protein sequence MRMFGVGGPSVRTELSVSKAKPGGTFKGTVEVTGGDHQVSIGYIALVLVTDVRPQGGLPGQTSTVEFHRQQVVEGFTLAARERRIFDITCDVPMETPLTRAFGQPLAGMNVGLRTELEVAREVDRTDLDPVQVDPTPAQQHILDTLTKLGFQFVKADVERGRLRGLPQTLPFYQEIEFLPGTAYAAHLHNLQVTFVGTDRKLHVVMELDRKVGPLADRDIFGRFTVDPATLADTDWRGLLKDWLAQSTARKGPLF, from the coding sequence ATGAGGATGTTCGGCGTCGGAGGGCCGTCGGTTCGGACGGAATTGTCGGTATCGAAGGCGAAGCCCGGCGGCACGTTCAAGGGCACCGTCGAGGTGACCGGTGGCGATCACCAGGTGTCCATCGGTTACATCGCGTTGGTCCTGGTCACCGACGTACGGCCGCAGGGCGGCCTGCCCGGCCAGACGTCCACCGTGGAGTTCCACCGGCAGCAGGTCGTCGAAGGTTTCACCCTGGCCGCGCGCGAGCGTCGGATATTCGACATCACCTGCGACGTGCCGATGGAGACGCCGCTCACCCGCGCCTTCGGGCAGCCGCTGGCGGGCATGAACGTCGGCCTGCGCACGGAGCTGGAGGTCGCCCGCGAGGTCGACCGCACCGACCTCGACCCCGTCCAGGTCGACCCGACCCCCGCCCAGCAGCACATCCTCGACACGCTGACCAAGCTCGGCTTCCAGTTCGTCAAGGCCGACGTGGAGCGCGGCCGGCTGCGCGGCCTGCCCCAGACGCTGCCGTTCTACCAGGAGATCGAGTTCCTGCCCGGCACCGCGTACGCCGCCCACCTGCACAACCTGCAGGTCACCTTCGTGGGCACCGACCGCAAGCTGCACGTGGTCATGGAGCTGGACCGCAAGGTCGGCCCGCTCGCCGACCGCGACATCTTCGGCCGCTTCACCGTCGACCCCGCCACCCTCGCCGACACCGACTGGCGGGGCCTCCTCAAGGACTGGCTCGCCCAGTCCACCGCCCGCAAGGGCCCCCTCTTCTAA
- the dtd gene encoding D-aminoacyl-tRNA deacylase gives MRAVVQTVSRASVTVDGEIVGEIKDGLLVLLGVTHTDTVATVETMARKVYELRLLDGERSASDVGAPLLVVSQFTLYGDARKGRRPTWQAAAPAEVAEPMFNAFVAALRARGATVETGRFRTLMLVESVNVGPNTVILDL, from the coding sequence ATGCGTGCAGTGGTGCAGACGGTGAGCCGGGCCAGCGTGACGGTGGACGGGGAGATCGTCGGGGAGATCAAGGACGGGCTGCTGGTGCTGCTGGGGGTGACGCACACCGACACCGTCGCCACCGTGGAGACGATGGCCCGCAAGGTGTACGAGCTGCGCCTGCTCGACGGCGAGCGCAGCGCCTCCGACGTGGGCGCCCCCTTGCTGGTGGTCAGCCAGTTCACCCTCTACGGCGACGCCCGCAAGGGCCGTCGCCCCACCTGGCAGGCCGCCGCCCCCGCCGAGGTGGCCGAACCCATGTTCAACGCCTTCGTCGCCGCCCTGCGCGCCCGCGGCGCCACCGTCGAGACCGGCCGCTTCCGCACCCTGATGCTGGTCGAATCCGTCAACGTCGGCCCCAACACCGTCATCCTCGACCTCTGA
- a CDS encoding methyltransferase produces MRWRLVHHDGVQTLLETADIDRLRTALTGAGFTAEGIAARLGPQASADAGRHDFRAALRGTGSGDPLDTLIRLFICGQTEPEAAVAAALHPLPLPAARAAGLVTLADGGLAAGVDLEPYGDWWVLSDLPAQPGRQLPADHVLGVGGASTTLAAATVRRPVGSALDLGTGCGVQALHLSTHARHVTATDLSPRALRFAATTAALNGLSWELLQGDMLAPVEGRQFDLVVSNPPFVVGPGLATHVYRDSGRAGDGVCAELAAASPKLLAPGGTLQFLANWVHVRDEDWEDRVAGWFAGTGMDVWAIQREVSDPLDYVRLWLADASEKHDAQRAADWLDWFAAHDVTAIGFGLVTARHSGKDDPSVVCEDLRQQVQAPLGERVAEWFTRRDWLDSRDESQLLAARYRRADGLQLRQEATMGDDGWLVDRQFLAMPEGLRWVEEIDPLILALVSGANGHLTLADQLSLLAAAHDAPAEALAQALLPVLDHLVERGLLLPA; encoded by the coding sequence ATGCGCTGGAGGTTAGTGCACCATGATGGGGTGCAGACGCTGCTGGAGACCGCCGACATCGACCGCCTTCGCACCGCCCTGACCGGCGCGGGCTTCACCGCCGAGGGGATAGCCGCGCGGCTCGGGCCGCAGGCGTCCGCCGACGCCGGGCGGCACGACTTTCGCGCCGCGCTGCGCGGCACCGGGTCGGGCGACCCGCTGGACACGCTGATCCGCCTGTTCATCTGCGGGCAGACCGAGCCCGAGGCCGCCGTCGCCGCCGCGCTGCACCCGCTGCCGCTGCCCGCCGCCCGCGCCGCGGGCCTGGTCACGCTCGCCGACGGCGGCCTGGCCGCGGGCGTCGACCTGGAACCGTACGGCGACTGGTGGGTGCTGTCCGACCTGCCCGCCCAGCCCGGCCGGCAGCTGCCCGCCGACCACGTGCTCGGCGTCGGCGGCGCCTCCACCACGCTCGCCGCGGCGACCGTGCGCCGCCCCGTCGGCAGCGCCCTGGACCTGGGCACCGGCTGCGGCGTGCAGGCCCTGCACCTGAGTACGCACGCCCGCCACGTCACCGCCACCGACCTGTCCCCGCGCGCGCTGCGCTTCGCCGCCACCACCGCCGCGCTCAACGGCCTGAGCTGGGAACTCCTGCAGGGTGACATGCTCGCCCCGGTCGAGGGACGCCAGTTCGACCTGGTCGTCAGCAACCCGCCGTTCGTGGTCGGGCCCGGCCTGGCCACGCACGTGTACCGGGACTCCGGCCGAGCCGGGGACGGCGTCTGCGCCGAACTCGCCGCGGCCTCGCCGAAGCTGCTCGCCCCCGGCGGCACCCTGCAGTTCCTCGCCAACTGGGTGCACGTGCGCGACGAGGACTGGGAGGACCGGGTGGCCGGCTGGTTCGCGGGCACCGGCATGGACGTGTGGGCGATCCAGCGCGAGGTCAGCGACCCGCTGGATTACGTACGCCTCTGGCTGGCCGACGCGAGCGAGAAGCACGACGCGCAGCGGGCTGCGGACTGGCTGGACTGGTTCGCCGCGCACGACGTCACCGCGATCGGCTTCGGCCTGGTCACCGCCCGCCACAGCGGCAAGGACGACCCGTCGGTGGTCTGCGAGGACCTGCGCCAGCAGGTGCAGGCGCCGCTGGGCGAGCGCGTCGCCGAGTGGTTCACGCGCCGCGACTGGCTCGACTCCCGCGACGAGTCCCAGCTGCTCGCGGCCCGCTACCGCCGCGCCGACGGCCTCCAGCTGCGCCAGGAGGCCACCATGGGCGACGACGGCTGGCTCGTCGACCGCCAGTTCCTCGCCATGCCCGAGGGCCTGCGCTGGGTCGAGGAGATCGACCCCCTCATCCTGGCCCTGGTCAGCGGCGCGAACGGCCACCTCACCCTCGCCGACCAGCTCTCCCTCCTCGCCGCCGCCCACGACGCCCCCGCCGAAGCCCTCGCCCAGGCCCTCCTCCCCGTCCTCGACCACCTCGTCGAACGCGGCCTCCTCCTCCCGGCCTGA
- a CDS encoding VanZ family protein, protein MAQAWEYWHTVWITTAALVPLTLLATAALIAGRLRSGVPRGRAWRWSLAEAAMVLGTVPWVWMILTPVRVPEGTVLVYLVPLSDLRVQLGEPLPWVVVQVGGNLAVFFALGAGAAVRFTALASPLRLLLLGAGCSLTVELIQFGFVGGRVFSVDDVLVNAVGCLLGGLLTHRWWARRATPAAPALAARPRP, encoded by the coding sequence ATGGCGCAGGCATGGGAGTACTGGCACACCGTCTGGATCACCACGGCGGCGCTGGTGCCCCTGACCCTGCTCGCCACCGCGGCGCTGATCGCAGGCCGGCTGCGTTCGGGCGTGCCGCGGGGCCGGGCGTGGCGGTGGTCGCTGGCGGAGGCGGCGATGGTGCTGGGCACGGTGCCGTGGGTGTGGATGATCCTGACACCGGTGCGGGTCCCCGAGGGCACCGTGCTGGTGTACCTGGTGCCGCTGAGTGACCTGCGCGTCCAGCTCGGCGAGCCGCTGCCGTGGGTGGTGGTACAGGTGGGCGGCAACCTGGCGGTGTTCTTCGCGCTGGGCGCGGGCGCCGCGGTGCGCTTCACGGCGCTGGCCTCGCCGCTGCGGCTGCTGCTGCTCGGGGCGGGGTGCTCGCTGACGGTGGAGCTGATCCAGTTCGGGTTCGTCGGCGGCCGGGTGTTCAGCGTGGACGACGTGCTCGTCAACGCCGTCGGCTGCCTGCTCGGCGGCCTGCTCACCCATCGCTGGTGGGCCCGCCGGGCGACCCCCGCCGCGCCCGCCCTCGCGGCCCGCCCCCGGCCCTGA
- a CDS encoding type II toxin-antitoxin system PemK/MazF family toxin — protein sequence MRRGDVYLVNLDPAQGTESNKVRPAVLVGNTAANRTAERNGRGVVTVVPVTSNTERIHPFQVLIPAGEGGLARASKAQAEQVRSVDYGRLRQRLGTLRPDTLNKLDAALRIHLNL from the coding sequence ATGCGGCGCGGTGACGTCTACCTGGTCAACCTCGACCCCGCTCAGGGGACCGAGTCCAACAAGGTCCGGCCGGCCGTGCTCGTGGGCAACACCGCGGCCAACCGCACCGCCGAGCGAAACGGCCGCGGCGTCGTCACCGTCGTCCCGGTGACCTCCAACACCGAGCGGATCCACCCGTTCCAGGTGCTGATCCCAGCCGGCGAGGGCGGGCTGGCCCGCGCCTCGAAGGCCCAGGCAGAACAGGTCAGATCCGTCGACTACGGCCGCCTCCGCCAACGGCTCGGCACCCTGCGCCCCGACACGCTCAACAAACTCGACGCCGCACTACGCATACACCTGAACCTCTAA
- a CDS encoding ribbon-helix-helix domain-containing protein — protein MKLSVSLPEEDIEFIDDYADRRGTASRSAVLQRAIDLLRASELEDAYAAAYDEWEAGEDGKLWSTTAGDGLADAAR, from the coding sequence ATGAAACTGAGCGTCAGCCTGCCGGAGGAGGACATCGAGTTCATCGATGACTACGCCGACCGGCGTGGCACCGCCTCCCGGTCCGCGGTCCTTCAGCGTGCCATCGACCTGCTGCGCGCCAGCGAGCTCGAAGACGCCTACGCGGCGGCCTACGACGAGTGGGAAGCCGGCGAGGACGGAAAGCTGTGGAGCACCACCGCGGGCGACGGGCTGGCGGATGCGGCGCGGTGA
- a CDS encoding HhH-GPD-type base excision DNA repair protein: MTKLWLAQEPAADEMLRHDPLALITAMLLDQQIPLEKAFVGPYRLAERMGVDRLNATAIADYDPEAFAQLFSTPPAIHRFPGSMAERTQKLARAIADDYDGDAATIWTGAADGKDLFKRLSALPGFGKMKAQIFIALLGKQFGVQPAGWREVAGAYGEEGSLRSVADIRDAASLAKVREFKKQMKADAKAAKG, translated from the coding sequence ATGACCAAGCTCTGGCTCGCGCAGGAGCCCGCCGCAGACGAGATGCTGCGGCACGACCCGCTCGCGCTGATCACCGCGATGCTGCTCGACCAGCAGATCCCGCTGGAGAAGGCGTTCGTCGGCCCGTACCGGCTTGCCGAGCGGATGGGCGTGGACCGGCTGAACGCCACCGCCATCGCCGACTACGATCCGGAGGCGTTCGCGCAGCTGTTCTCCACCCCGCCCGCGATCCACCGGTTCCCCGGCTCGATGGCCGAGCGCACGCAGAAGCTGGCCCGCGCCATCGCCGACGACTACGACGGCGACGCCGCCACCATCTGGACCGGCGCGGCGGACGGCAAGGACCTGTTCAAGCGGCTGTCGGCGCTGCCCGGCTTCGGCAAGATGAAGGCGCAGATCTTCATCGCGCTGCTCGGCAAGCAGTTCGGCGTGCAGCCCGCGGGCTGGCGTGAGGTCGCCGGGGCGTACGGCGAGGAGGGCTCGCTGCGCTCGGTCGCCGACATCCGCGACGCGGCGAGCCTGGCGAAGGTGCGCGAGTTCAAGAAGCAGATGAAGGCCGACGCGAAGGCGGCGAAGGGGTGA
- a CDS encoding GNAT family N-acetyltransferase: MAVGVLVVRQAEAADRAALSGLRQAWTAEQTGDAALDPDFAATFEDWLEREGDRRICWLAERAGRPVGMVNLAIFERMPRPGQPRSRWGYLGNAYVLPAHRDGGTGAALVTALLAYARAEGLVRVVLSPSERSVPFYERAGFHRADELMLITLG, translated from the coding sequence ATGGCCGTGGGTGTGCTGGTGGTGCGGCAGGCGGAGGCGGCGGACCGGGCCGCGCTGAGCGGGCTGCGGCAGGCTTGGACGGCCGAGCAGACCGGGGACGCCGCATTAGACCCGGACTTCGCGGCCACGTTCGAGGACTGGCTGGAGCGCGAGGGTGACCGGCGGATCTGCTGGCTCGCCGAGCGCGCCGGGCGGCCGGTCGGCATGGTCAACCTGGCGATCTTCGAGCGCATGCCGCGCCCGGGCCAGCCGCGCAGCCGGTGGGGCTACCTCGGCAACGCGTACGTGCTCCCCGCCCACCGCGACGGCGGGACCGGCGCGGCCCTGGTCACGGCGCTGCTCGCATACGCCAGAGCGGAAGGGCTGGTGCGGGTGGTGCTCAGCCCGTCGGAGCGGTCCGTCCCGTTCTACGAGCGGGCCGGGTTCCACCGCGCCGACGAGCTGATGCTGATCACGCTGGGCTGA
- a CDS encoding MFS transporter, translated as MHPDPSAPAAGPRHRLAVGVGGLAVLLGALDAYVVVSVLIDIVGDLGIPINHLERATPLVTGYLLGYLAAMPLLGSLSDRYGRRIVIVVSLAVFAAGSVVTATATELVPLVAGRALQGMAGGALLPVTMALIADLFPPRSRPTALGWVGAAQELGAVLGPLFGAAVAAWIGWRGIFWINIPLAALAAIAVWFLVPARSGASAAATPDAAGTSAGSAGAPAARTSAGSAAQRVDVVGGLLLAVVLGLCVVGLYNPDPAHAVLPSWGPATLGAAGLVLVAFVVWERRARTKLLDPAGVAMGPFLAVLGASACAGAALMVTLVDVELVGHTLLRLDTMDSTLLLTRFLIALPVGAVLGGLLLRRIGERPLTVLGLAGSAGAYLLIAGWPANLLAARYALGPVSLPRLDTDLVLAGLGLGLTIAPLSALVLRVVPAVQHGVASAAVVVARMMGMLLGVAALTAWGLHRFQEFTKDLPTPLPFGMTEQEYGRALAAYQVALDGALRAEYREIFLGTAAICLLGALAALGMRAPRPAAPAAVPAEPAPALDRV; from the coding sequence GTGCACCCTGATCCGAGCGCCCCGGCCGCCGGGCCGCGGCACCGCCTCGCCGTCGGCGTGGGCGGGCTCGCCGTGCTGCTCGGCGCGCTGGACGCGTACGTCGTCGTCTCGGTCCTGATCGACATCGTCGGCGACCTCGGCATCCCGATCAACCACCTGGAGCGGGCCACCCCCCTGGTCACCGGCTACCTGCTCGGTTACCTGGCGGCGATGCCGCTGCTCGGCAGCCTGTCCGACCGGTACGGCCGCCGCATCGTGATCGTGGTCTCGCTGGCCGTCTTCGCGGCCGGCTCGGTGGTCACCGCGACCGCGACGGAGCTGGTGCCGCTGGTCGCCGGGCGGGCGCTGCAGGGCATGGCCGGCGGCGCGCTGCTGCCCGTCACCATGGCGCTGATCGCCGACCTGTTCCCGCCCCGGTCCCGGCCCACCGCGCTGGGCTGGGTCGGCGCGGCGCAGGAGCTGGGCGCGGTGCTCGGGCCGCTGTTCGGCGCGGCCGTCGCCGCCTGGATCGGCTGGCGCGGCATCTTCTGGATCAACATCCCGCTGGCCGCGCTCGCCGCGATCGCGGTCTGGTTCCTGGTCCCGGCCCGCTCCGGCGCGTCGGCCGCCGCCACGCCGGACGCGGCCGGAACGTCGGCAGGCTCGGCCGGCGCGCCGGCGGCTCGAACGAGTGCCGGATCCGCTGCTCAGCGGGTGGACGTGGTCGGCGGGCTGCTGCTCGCCGTCGTGCTCGGGCTGTGCGTGGTCGGTCTCTACAACCCGGACCCGGCCCACGCGGTGCTGCCGAGCTGGGGTCCGGCCACGCTCGGGGCGGCCGGGCTGGTGCTGGTCGCCTTCGTGGTGTGGGAGCGGCGGGCGCGGACGAAGCTGCTCGACCCGGCCGGGGTCGCCATGGGACCGTTCCTCGCCGTGCTGGGCGCCAGCGCCTGCGCCGGGGCCGCCCTCATGGTCACCCTGGTCGACGTCGAGCTGGTCGGGCACACCCTGCTGCGGCTCGACACCATGGACAGCACCCTGCTGCTGACGCGCTTCCTCATCGCGCTGCCGGTCGGCGCGGTGCTGGGCGGGCTGCTGCTGCGCCGGATCGGCGAGCGGCCGCTCACCGTGCTCGGGCTGGCCGGCTCCGCGGGGGCGTACCTGCTGATCGCGGGCTGGCCCGCGAACCTGCTCGCCGCCCGGTACGCGCTGGGGCCGGTCAGCCTGCCCCGGCTGGACACCGACCTGGTGCTCGCCGGGCTCGGGCTCGGGCTGACCATCGCGCCGCTGTCCGCGCTCGTGCTGCGGGTGGTGCCCGCGGTGCAGCACGGCGTCGCCTCGGCTGCCGTCGTGGTGGCGCGGATGATGGGCATGCTGCTCGGCGTCGCCGCGCTGACCGCCTGGGGGCTGCACCGGTTCCAGGAGTTCACGAAGGACCTGCCGACGCCGCTGCCGTTCGGCATGACCGAGCAGGAGTACGGGCGGGCGCTGGCGGCATACCAGGTCGCCCTGGACGGCGCCCTGCGCGCGGAGTACCGGGAGATCTTCCTCGGCACCGCCGCGATCTGCCTGCTCGGCGCCCTGGCGGCGCTCGGCATGCGGGCACCCCGCCCGGCCGCCCCTGCCGCCGTCCCCGCGGAACCCGCCCCAGCGCTCGATCGGGTCTGA
- a CDS encoding LppX_LprAFG lipoprotein, with protein MFRTSHALAALAALALTLTGCTSTADDPTTPADLPAAQTLLTEGAAAMTAVKSAHFVIDVTGKISGVPLKRAEGDLTQEGSAKGTATIETLGTAVEANFVIVGDKAYLQGATGGYQQFPLTAAAQLYDPSAILDPNRGVAKLLTTIKSATTQAKETVDGRETYKIQVEPDPTALAALVPGVGAGVTGFLWLDASTKQLVKGEFTVPAKGSDPAGVVAVTFSKYNEPVTISAP; from the coding sequence ATGTTCCGCACCTCGCATGCGCTCGCCGCGCTCGCCGCCCTGGCCCTCACCCTCACCGGGTGCACCTCCACAGCGGACGACCCGACCACGCCCGCTGACCTGCCCGCCGCGCAGACCCTGCTCACCGAGGGCGCCGCGGCCATGACCGCGGTCAAGTCCGCGCACTTCGTCATCGACGTGACCGGCAAGATCAGCGGGGTGCCGCTCAAGCGCGCCGAGGGCGACCTCACGCAGGAGGGCTCCGCCAAGGGCACCGCCACCATCGAGACGCTCGGCACCGCCGTCGAGGCGAACTTCGTCATCGTCGGCGACAAGGCCTACCTGCAGGGCGCCACCGGCGGCTACCAGCAGTTCCCGCTCACCGCGGCGGCCCAGCTCTACGACCCGTCGGCCATCCTCGACCCGAACCGCGGCGTGGCCAAGCTGCTCACCACCATCAAGTCCGCGACCACCCAGGCCAAGGAGACCGTGGACGGCCGCGAGACGTACAAGATCCAGGTCGAGCCCGACCCGACCGCGCTGGCCGCCCTGGTGCCCGGCGTCGGCGCCGGCGTCACCGGCTTCCTGTGGCTCGACGCCTCCACCAAGCAGCTGGTCAAGGGCGAGTTCACGGTCCCGGCCAAGGGCAGCGACCCGGCCGGCGTCGTCGCCGTCACGTTCAGCAAGTACAACGAGCCGGTGACCATCAGTGCACCCTGA
- a CDS encoding aspartate aminotransferase family protein — MTMLSEPDALTGPSVHCDLPGPRSAELLARQQHRESNARTYPRNLPIAIAEGAGSFVRDVDGNVFIDFLTGAGVLSLGHNHPELVRAVTQQLGTLTHALDFPTPAKDAFTEAQLSMLTPGLRERMRVHFCGPTGANAVEAAIKLCKTATGRGDVISFQGGYHGCSHAAMAASGLVSQKRPIANGVPGVHFFPYSYCARCPLGLRPDTCETNCAGLLEKSLLDPNGGLARPAAVILELVQGEGGVIPAARDFVRRVRALTRSLDIPLIVDEVQTGCGRTGTWFAFEHYDIEPDVIVASKALSGIGTPVALIMYDQRLDAWQPGAHTGTFRGNQLAFAAGVEAVRILHRDQVLANVRERGQQVEQRFAALRGHPAVHEVRGLGLMWGVELTDPGDGRSAGQLARQVQARALRRGLIIELGGRDDCVIRILPPLNVTAAVIDTACGIVLDAIEESYATPAGGADLAPAAAGGDGMG; from the coding sequence ATGACGATGCTCAGCGAGCCTGACGCATTGACCGGGCCTTCCGTCCACTGCGATCTGCCCGGGCCCCGTTCCGCCGAGCTGCTCGCGCGGCAGCAGCACCGCGAGTCGAACGCGCGTACCTACCCCCGCAACCTTCCCATCGCCATCGCGGAGGGCGCCGGCTCCTTCGTCCGCGACGTCGACGGCAACGTCTTCATCGACTTCCTGACCGGCGCGGGCGTGCTCTCGCTCGGCCACAACCATCCTGAGCTGGTACGCGCCGTGACGCAGCAGCTCGGCACACTCACTCACGCGCTGGACTTCCCGACCCCCGCCAAGGACGCGTTCACCGAGGCGCAGCTGTCCATGCTGACCCCGGGCCTGCGGGAACGGATGCGTGTGCACTTCTGCGGCCCCACCGGCGCCAACGCCGTGGAGGCCGCGATCAAGCTGTGCAAGACGGCCACCGGCCGCGGCGACGTCATCTCGTTCCAGGGCGGCTACCACGGTTGCAGCCATGCCGCGATGGCCGCCTCCGGGCTGGTCTCGCAGAAGCGCCCGATCGCCAACGGGGTGCCCGGGGTGCACTTCTTCCCGTACTCGTACTGCGCCCGCTGCCCGCTGGGCCTGCGCCCGGACACCTGCGAGACCAACTGCGCCGGGCTGCTGGAGAAGTCGCTGCTGGACCCCAACGGCGGGCTCGCGCGGCCGGCCGCGGTGATCCTGGAGCTGGTGCAGGGTGAGGGCGGGGTCATCCCGGCCGCGCGCGACTTCGTCCGCCGGGTGCGGGCGCTGACCCGCTCGCTGGACATCCCGCTGATCGTGGACGAGGTGCAGACCGGCTGCGGCCGCACCGGCACCTGGTTCGCGTTCGAGCACTACGACATCGAGCCCGACGTGATCGTGGCGTCGAAGGCGCTGTCCGGCATCGGCACTCCCGTCGCGCTGATCATGTACGACCAGCGGCTCGACGCGTGGCAGCCCGGCGCGCACACCGGCACCTTCCGGGGCAACCAGCTCGCCTTCGCCGCGGGGGTGGAGGCGGTCCGGATCCTGCACCGCGACCAGGTGCTGGCCAACGTACGCGAGCGCGGGCAGCAGGTTGAGCAGCGCTTCGCCGCGCTGCGCGGCCACCCTGCCGTGCACGAGGTGCGCGGGCTGGGCCTGATGTGGGGCGTCGAGCTGACCGACCCGGGCGACGGCCGCTCGGCGGGCCAGCTGGCCCGGCAGGTGCAGGCCCGGGCCCTGCGCCGCGGCCTGATCATCGAGCTGGGCGGCCGGGACGACTGCGTCATCCGGATCCTGCCGCCGCTCAACGTCACCGCCGCGGTGATCGACACCGCGTGCGGCATCGTGCTCGACGCGATCGAGGAGTCGTACGCGACCCCCGCCGGCGGCGCGGATCTGGCGCCCGCCGCCGCGGGAGGCGACGGCATGGGTTGA